The following are from one region of the Oncorhynchus kisutch isolate 150728-3 unplaced genomic scaffold, Okis_V2 Okis03b-Okis08b_hom, whole genome shotgun sequence genome:
- the LOC116359623 gene encoding agouti-related protein — protein sequence MVNSVFPYCWTLCLIQLATGLVHGNVRLDDSHPGLRRTDDSFLSDIGKGSLSRGDPVGFRLESEDEEEKEEELLMDMETYDEDVAEAMQLQSRAMRSPRRCIPHQQSCLGNTLPCCDPCDTRYPRMFGSICYCRRTACAGAHRRP from the exons ATGGTCAACTCAGTATTCCCATACTGCTGGACCCTGTGCCTGATCCAGCTGGCTACAGGACTGGTTCATGGAAACGTTCGTCTAGACGACTCCCATCCCGGCCTCAGACGCACCGATGACTCCTTCCTGTCTGATATAG GTAAAGGCTCTCTCTCTAGAGGGGATCCTGTGGGTTTCCGCTTAGAgtctgaggatgaagaggagaaggaggaggagctgCTGATGGACATGGAAACCTACGATGAG GATGTTGCTGAGGCGATGCAGCTGCAGAGCAGGGCCATGCGTTCTCCCCGTCGCTGTATCCCCCACCAGCAGTCCTGTCTGGGTAACACGCTGCCCTGCTGCGACCCCTGCGATACCCGCTACCCCCGAATGTTCGGCTCCATCTGCTACTGCCGTCGGACGGCCTGCGCCGGCGCTCACCGGCGTCCCTAA